Proteins encoded within one genomic window of Dermatophilus congolensis:
- a CDS encoding 3-dehydro-L-gulonate-6-phosphate decarboxylase, with protein sequence MSQTRAEDTSHDCSPHPRPRLQVALDVRDLPSALAPLPRVIAHIDIIECGTVLILAEGLRAVREIRALFPNTAILADIRIAEAGSILSRMAFEAGANLVSVVAGASMTTVRQVCAVAAEFNGEVQVELADEWFDPDRAHQWRDAGVQHIIVKRSRDREASGDLSWKPTDLERIDQLAAMGFTVTVTGGITATDLTTFAGHPVGIIIAGRSITTATDPAAAAAELNHAIGQVWK encoded by the coding sequence ATGAGTCAGACCCGCGCTGAAGACACGTCGCACGACTGCAGCCCCCACCCCAGGCCCCGACTGCAAGTCGCACTCGACGTCCGCGACCTCCCCAGTGCCCTCGCACCCCTGCCGCGCGTCATCGCCCACATCGACATCATCGAATGCGGAACCGTCCTCATCCTGGCTGAAGGACTACGCGCCGTCCGAGAAATCCGAGCCCTCTTCCCCAACACCGCAATCCTCGCCGACATTCGCATCGCAGAAGCCGGCTCCATCCTCTCCCGCATGGCCTTCGAAGCCGGAGCCAACCTCGTCTCCGTCGTCGCCGGAGCATCCATGACAACCGTCCGCCAAGTCTGCGCCGTCGCCGCAGAATTCAACGGAGAAGTCCAAGTCGAACTCGCCGACGAATGGTTCGACCCCGACCGCGCCCACCAATGGCGCGACGCCGGCGTCCAACACATCATCGTCAAACGCTCCCGCGACCGCGAAGCCAGCGGCGACCTCTCCTGGAAACCCACCGACCTCGAACGCATCGACCAACTCGCCGCCATGGGATTCACCGTCACCGTCACCGGCGGCATCACCGCCACCGACCTGACAACCTTCGCCGGACACCCCGTCGGCATCATCATCGCCGGACGCTCAATCACCACCGCCACCGACCCCGCAGCAGCAGCCGCCGAACTCAACCACGCAATTGGCCAGGTCTGGAAATGA